Proteins from a single region of Geothrix sp. PMB-07:
- the hydE gene encoding [FeFe] hydrogenase H-cluster radical SAM maturase HydE, whose product MPFALETDTSLCLDQAGLRAWLQETDPVALERLWAEADQVRAAHVGDAVHLRGLIEASSHCIQHCLYCGLRAHSEGLDRYRMDVGEILTCALEARRLGYGSVVIQAGEDPGLTREHIASAVRVIKQHTPLAVTLSLGERCDDDLRAWREAGADRYLLRFETSDPDLYRRIHPGLPGIVSDRLAQLERLRAMGYEIGSGVMVGIPGQTWDILAADILRFRDLDMDMVGVGPFLPSPRTPLGRPEAAALRADPENQVPNDELTTLKVVALTRLVCPDANIPSTTALATLDRAHGRELALLRGANVIMPNVTPVEYRARYEIYPGKACIHETANACQGCLQGRIQALGRRLGKGPGGRQKTDLKSSASSDLHH is encoded by the coding sequence ATGCCCTTCGCGCTTGAGACCGACACCAGCCTTTGCCTCGACCAGGCGGGCCTTCGCGCCTGGTTGCAGGAGACCGATCCCGTCGCTCTGGAGCGACTGTGGGCCGAGGCCGACCAGGTGCGGGCCGCCCATGTCGGCGACGCCGTGCACCTGCGCGGCCTCATCGAAGCCTCCAGCCACTGCATCCAGCACTGCCTCTACTGTGGCCTGCGGGCACATTCAGAAGGGCTGGACCGCTACCGCATGGACGTCGGCGAGATCCTCACCTGCGCCCTGGAGGCGCGGCGCCTGGGCTATGGCAGCGTGGTCATCCAGGCGGGCGAGGATCCGGGCCTCACCCGGGAACACATCGCCAGCGCCGTGCGCGTCATCAAGCAACACACGCCCCTGGCCGTGACCCTCTCCCTGGGCGAACGCTGCGACGACGATCTGCGCGCCTGGCGCGAGGCAGGCGCCGACCGCTACCTGCTGCGGTTCGAGACCAGCGACCCCGATCTGTACCGCCGCATCCATCCCGGACTGCCCGGCATTGTCAGTGACCGGCTCGCGCAGCTTGAGCGCCTCCGTGCCATGGGTTACGAGATCGGCAGCGGCGTCATGGTGGGCATCCCCGGCCAGACCTGGGACATCCTCGCCGCAGACATTCTCCGCTTCCGCGATCTCGACATGGACATGGTCGGCGTGGGCCCCTTCCTCCCCAGCCCCCGCACGCCCCTGGGCCGCCCTGAGGCTGCGGCGCTCCGCGCTGATCCTGAAAATCAGGTGCCCAACGACGAGCTCACCACGCTCAAGGTGGTGGCCCTCACACGCCTGGTCTGTCCCGACGCCAACATCCCCAGCACCACGGCCCTGGCCACGCTGGACCGTGCCCATGGGCGGGAACTGGCGCTCCTGCGCGGGGCCAACGTGATCATGCCCAATGTGACTCCGGTGGAGTACCGCGCCCGGTACGAGATCTACCCTGGCAAGGCCTGCATCCATGAGACCGCCAATGCCTGTCAGGGCTGCCTGCAGGGGCGCATCCAGGCCCTGGGAAGGCGCCTGGGCAAAGGACCTGGAGGGCGGCAGAAAACGGACCTCAAAAGCTCCGCTTCAAGTGACCTCCATCACTGA
- a CDS encoding NADH-ubiquinone oxidoreductase-F iron-sulfur binding region domain-containing protein: MSLSVPDFYRSLADRVATTLADKDLDHKILIQVGSATCEHAAGSQVVAEEFARHIRASGRKDIVVHRTGCTGRCSREPIVGIQVPDQIPVKYERVNRDLVHRIFTEHIQSQAPVVKHILDHTGEALPEREFMFCEGSRCKGPGAGLRERFQALLETRGIEPSRVRVAAASCFGACGLSEGVPAAFVLARPEKVLYQIATEEDLTALLESHILEGKVVERLKAKQEPIALEFLERYGDVAFFNRQSRIALRNAGVVDPESLEEYVGFDGFKALAEVLTRQSPDWVISELTKARLRGRGGGGFTTGAKWALARKQADTTRYIICNGDEGDPGAFMDRSMLESDPFNIVEGMIIGGHTIGAQKGFFYIRAEYPLAIKRIQLAIDICRQNGLLGTNIMGSGFDFDLEIRLGAGAFVCGEETALIRSIEGERGQPKVRPPYPTDRGLWGHPTVINNVETFANISAILRFSGDWYARIGTEKSGGTKVFALAGKVKHTGLVEVPLGTTLSRVVNEIGGGVSGGKALKAIQTGGPAGGFIPASMQDMEVDFEPLQKAGSIMGSGGMIVLSEDDCMVDIAKFYMAFSQEESCGKCTPCREGTTRILEILERITQGKGELEDLDKLHRLSRLCQRTSLCGLGRAAPNPVLSSLKHFREEFLAHIQDKHCPAKKCVALIRYEINAEKCIGCTICGRNCPVECISGARKEAHVINQDVCIKCGNCFDVCKFAAIDRV; encoded by the coding sequence ATGTCTCTTTCCGTGCCCGATTTCTACAGGTCCTTGGCGGATCGTGTCGCCACCACCCTGGCGGACAAGGACCTGGACCACAAGATCCTCATCCAGGTGGGTTCAGCCACCTGCGAGCATGCCGCCGGATCCCAGGTGGTGGCCGAGGAGTTCGCGCGGCACATCCGCGCTTCGGGCCGCAAGGACATCGTCGTTCACCGCACGGGTTGCACGGGGCGCTGCTCCCGGGAACCCATCGTGGGCATCCAGGTGCCGGACCAGATCCCTGTGAAATACGAACGGGTGAACCGCGACCTGGTGCACCGCATCTTCACCGAGCACATCCAGAGCCAGGCGCCGGTGGTGAAGCACATCCTCGACCACACCGGCGAGGCCCTACCCGAACGCGAGTTCATGTTCTGCGAAGGCAGCCGCTGCAAGGGTCCTGGCGCCGGGCTACGCGAGCGCTTCCAGGCCTTGCTGGAGACCCGTGGCATCGAGCCCAGCCGCGTACGCGTGGCCGCCGCCAGCTGTTTTGGCGCCTGCGGATTGTCCGAGGGAGTCCCTGCCGCGTTCGTCCTGGCCCGACCCGAGAAGGTGCTCTACCAGATCGCGACCGAGGAGGATCTGACCGCCCTGCTCGAGAGCCACATCCTCGAAGGCAAGGTGGTGGAGCGCCTGAAGGCCAAGCAGGAGCCCATCGCCCTGGAGTTCCTGGAACGCTATGGCGATGTCGCCTTCTTCAACCGCCAGAGCCGCATCGCCCTGCGCAACGCGGGCGTGGTGGATCCCGAAAGCCTGGAGGAATACGTCGGCTTCGACGGGTTCAAGGCCCTCGCCGAGGTGCTCACCCGCCAGAGCCCGGACTGGGTCATCTCCGAGCTGACCAAGGCCCGGCTGCGGGGCCGCGGCGGAGGCGGCTTCACCACGGGCGCCAAGTGGGCCCTGGCCCGCAAACAGGCGGACACCACCCGCTACATCATCTGCAACGGTGACGAGGGCGACCCCGGCGCGTTCATGGACCGCTCCATGTTGGAGAGCGATCCCTTCAACATCGTCGAGGGCATGATCATCGGTGGCCACACCATCGGCGCCCAGAAGGGCTTCTTCTACATCCGGGCCGAATACCCGCTGGCCATCAAGCGCATCCAGCTGGCCATCGACATCTGCCGGCAGAACGGCCTGCTGGGCACCAACATCATGGGCTCGGGCTTCGACTTCGACCTGGAGATCCGCCTGGGTGCTGGGGCCTTTGTCTGCGGCGAGGAGACGGCCCTCATCCGCTCCATCGAGGGCGAGCGTGGCCAGCCCAAGGTGCGGCCCCCCTACCCCACCGACCGCGGTCTATGGGGCCATCCCACCGTCATCAACAACGTGGAGACCTTCGCCAACATCTCGGCCATCCTGCGCTTCAGTGGCGACTGGTATGCCCGCATCGGCACCGAGAAGAGCGGCGGCACCAAAGTCTTCGCCCTGGCCGGCAAGGTCAAGCACACGGGCCTGGTGGAAGTGCCCCTGGGCACCACGCTCTCCCGCGTGGTCAACGAGATCGGCGGCGGCGTCTCCGGCGGCAAGGCCCTCAAGGCCATCCAGACCGGCGGCCCTGCGGGCGGCTTCATTCCCGCCTCCATGCAGGACATGGAAGTGGACTTCGAGCCCCTGCAGAAGGCGGGCTCGATCATGGGCTCGGGCGGCATGATCGTCCTCAGCGAGGACGACTGCATGGTCGACATCGCCAAGTTCTACATGGCCTTCAGCCAGGAGGAGAGCTGCGGCAAGTGCACGCCCTGCCGCGAGGGCACCACGCGCATCCTGGAGATCCTGGAGCGCATCACCCAGGGCAAGGGCGAGCTGGAGGACCTGGACAAGCTGCACCGCCTGTCCCGGCTCTGCCAGCGCACCAGCCTCTGCGGCCTGGGCCGCGCCGCACCGAATCCGGTGCTCAGCAGCCTCAAGCACTTCCGTGAGGAGTTCCTGGCCCACATCCAGGACAAGCACTGTCCGGCGAAGAAGTGTGTGGCCCTGATCCGCTACGAGATCAACGCGGAGAAGTGCATCGGCTGCACCATCTGCGGCCGCAACTGCCCGGTGGAGTGCATCAGCGGCGCCCGCAAAGAGGCCCATGTCATCAACCAGGACGTGTGCATCAAGTGCGGGAACTGTTTCGACGTCTGCAAGTTCGCTGCGATTGATCGGGTGTAG
- a CDS encoding NADH-dependent [FeFe] hydrogenase, group A6 encodes MSQMISLKIDGETILVPEGTTVMDAAEQIGIHIPRLCYHPDLSLEGNCRVCVVAVEGFDHGLASCATKAWEGMEVQTNSPMIRQARRDIVELLLDNHPKDCQTCDRDGNCELQNLSYRMGVRERHFEGKRKQFPIDNTSASVVRNAEKCILCGRCIRVCGEVQGVFNLSQHGRGFHTVVGPANLAPMDESTCIQCGQCVSVCPTAAFIEKDGTEKVWKALGYRRSEKHVVVTTAPAIRAALGEAFGLPVGTPVTGKMVTALRRMGFDAIFDVNFSADLTIMEEAHELLHRLENGGPLPLLTSCSPGWVSFLEKFYPELIPHMSSCKSPMQMQSTLIKTYYAQQKGIDPKDIYVVSVMPCVAKKFEAARPEHVVDGLPTTDAVITTRELAQMIKSYGIDFLKLPDSEFDHPLGASSGAADIFGATGGVMEAALRTAAFKLTGQNLGNLDLTMVRSANGQIREASIHLAGKTINVAVADGLQNGKILLDAVKRGEKDYHLIEIMACPGGCICGGGQPYPRMGTYTLDRGLRAARAKALYDIDAAKTIRCSHDNPDIQKLYADFLGEPLGHKAHELLHTHYTARTPRGIR; translated from the coding sequence ATGTCCCAGATGATCAGCCTCAAGATCGACGGCGAAACCATCCTGGTGCCCGAGGGCACCACCGTCATGGATGCCGCTGAGCAGATCGGCATCCACATCCCCCGCCTCTGCTACCACCCGGACCTCAGCCTGGAAGGCAACTGCCGAGTGTGCGTGGTCGCGGTGGAAGGCTTCGACCATGGCCTGGCCTCCTGCGCCACCAAGGCCTGGGAAGGCATGGAAGTGCAGACCAACAGCCCCATGATCCGCCAGGCCCGCCGCGACATCGTGGAGCTGCTGCTGGACAACCACCCGAAGGATTGCCAGACCTGCGACCGCGACGGCAACTGTGAGCTGCAGAACCTCTCGTACCGCATGGGGGTGCGCGAGCGCCACTTCGAGGGCAAGCGCAAGCAGTTCCCCATCGACAACACCAGCGCCTCCGTGGTGCGGAACGCCGAGAAATGCATCCTTTGCGGCCGCTGCATCCGCGTGTGCGGCGAGGTGCAGGGCGTGTTCAACCTGAGCCAGCACGGCCGCGGATTCCACACGGTGGTGGGCCCGGCCAACCTGGCCCCCATGGATGAGAGCACCTGCATCCAGTGCGGCCAGTGTGTGAGCGTCTGCCCCACGGCCGCCTTCATCGAAAAGGACGGCACCGAGAAGGTGTGGAAGGCCCTGGGCTACCGGCGCAGTGAAAAGCACGTGGTGGTCACCACCGCCCCAGCCATCCGCGCGGCCCTGGGCGAGGCCTTCGGCCTGCCTGTGGGCACGCCGGTCACCGGCAAGATGGTCACGGCCCTGCGCCGCATGGGCTTCGACGCCATCTTCGATGTGAACTTCAGCGCCGACCTCACCATCATGGAAGAGGCCCACGAGCTGTTGCACCGCCTGGAGAATGGCGGCCCCCTGCCCCTGCTGACCTCCTGCAGCCCCGGCTGGGTGAGTTTCCTGGAGAAGTTCTATCCAGAACTCATCCCCCACATGTCGAGCTGCAAGAGCCCGATGCAGATGCAGTCGACGCTCATCAAGACCTACTACGCCCAGCAGAAGGGCATCGACCCCAAGGACATCTACGTCGTCTCCGTCATGCCCTGCGTGGCCAAGAAATTCGAGGCTGCGCGGCCTGAACACGTGGTGGATGGCTTGCCCACCACGGATGCGGTCATCACCACCCGCGAGCTGGCGCAGATGATCAAATCCTACGGCATCGATTTCCTCAAGCTGCCCGACAGCGAGTTCGACCACCCGCTGGGCGCCTCCAGCGGTGCCGCCGACATCTTCGGCGCCACGGGCGGCGTGATGGAGGCGGCCCTGCGCACGGCGGCCTTCAAACTCACGGGCCAGAACCTGGGCAACCTCGATCTCACCATGGTGCGCAGCGCCAACGGCCAGATCCGCGAGGCCTCCATCCACCTGGCTGGCAAGACCATCAACGTGGCCGTGGCCGATGGCCTCCAGAACGGCAAGATCCTGCTGGACGCCGTGAAGCGCGGCGAGAAGGATTACCACCTCATCGAAATCATGGCCTGCCCGGGCGGCTGCATCTGCGGCGGTGGCCAGCCGTACCCGCGCATGGGCACCTACACCCTGGATCGCGGCCTGCGCGCCGCCCGCGCCAAGGCCCTCTACGACATCGACGCGGCCAAGACCATCCGCTGCAGCCACGACAACCCCGATATCCAGAAGCTCTACGCCGATTTCCTCGGCGAGCCCCTGGGCCACAAGGCCCATGAGCTGCTCCACACGCACTACACCGCCCGCACGCCCCGGGGGATCCGATGA
- the nuoE gene encoding NADH-quinone oxidoreductase subunit NuoE codes for MSDCSHCHTDNWEELERSYRAMLPEDVLAFIDANRTKEHSESMLIATLHMVQGHFGHLGPGHLEAVAQLMQVPLAKVTGVATFYHYFRLQPRGRYLINVCLGTACYVKGAEKVAQKLMEELGIHFGETSKDGIFSLESTRCVGTCGLAPVVMIGDEVHGPLTPSQVPNLLESYLARAAEDLVADHTDR; via the coding sequence ATGAGCGACTGCAGCCACTGCCACACCGACAACTGGGAAGAACTCGAGCGCAGCTACCGCGCCATGCTGCCCGAGGATGTCCTCGCCTTCATCGATGCCAACCGCACCAAGGAGCACAGCGAGAGCATGCTCATCGCCACGCTCCACATGGTGCAGGGGCACTTCGGGCACCTCGGCCCTGGCCATCTGGAGGCCGTCGCCCAGCTCATGCAAGTGCCCCTCGCCAAGGTGACGGGCGTGGCCACCTTCTACCACTACTTCCGCCTGCAGCCCCGGGGCAGGTACCTCATCAACGTCTGCCTGGGCACCGCCTGCTACGTGAAGGGCGCCGAGAAAGTGGCCCAGAAGCTCATGGAAGAACTGGGCATCCACTTCGGCGAGACCAGCAAGGACGGCATCTTCAGCCTCGAGAGCACCCGCTGCGTCGGCACCTGCGGCCTCGCCCCCGTCGTGATGATCGGCGACGAGGTGCATGGGCCGCTCACCCCGAGCCAGGTGCCTAACCTGCTGGAGAGCTACCTGGCCCGCGCTGCGGAAGACCTCGTGGCCGATCACACCGATCGCTGA
- a CDS encoding nuclear transport factor 2 family protein, with protein MENPLRDAQIVRAFLDATMVPDPVAASAFLAPGASITFTGGRAFEHAADIASFNAQRYRWVKKRQTRTDVAPGQDTTVVYNTGTLYGEWPDGTPFEGNRYIDRFEVRDGLIISMEVWNDSAERLLTLHRIQACSAASGKGF; from the coding sequence ATGGAAAACCCTCTTCGCGACGCCCAGATCGTCCGCGCGTTCCTCGACGCGACCATGGTTCCCGACCCCGTGGCGGCCTCGGCGTTCCTCGCGCCAGGGGCTTCCATCACCTTCACGGGAGGGCGTGCCTTCGAGCATGCGGCCGACATCGCCTCCTTCAATGCCCAGCGGTACCGATGGGTGAAGAAGCGTCAAACCCGCACGGACGTGGCGCCGGGCCAAGACACCACTGTGGTTTACAACACCGGCACCCTTTACGGCGAATGGCCCGACGGCACGCCCTTCGAGGGCAACCGCTACATCGACCGGTTCGAAGTCCGGGACGGACTCATCATCAGCATGGAAGTCTGGAACGACAGCGCGGAGCGGCTGTTGACCCTGCACCGCATCCAGGCCTGTTCCGCAGCATCTGGCAAGGGGTTCTAA
- the rsmI gene encoding 16S rRNA (cytidine(1402)-2'-O)-methyltransferase — MTGHLILVPTPIGNLGDLTDRAKEALAAADLVACEDTRRTGGLLKHLGIDKPLLRFDDHASAAAFERLGLELLSGRTVAYCSDAGMPGINDPGFEIARAARAAGAKVTVLPGASAVLLAVVASGLPSHAFSFWGYLPNRSEPRKTMLKKLGAEEETVVVFETPHRIHETLSDLEDLLPDREIALGRELTKLHETWYRGTPAQVKVQLGREDRGEMVLVLAGASAKRIVTEVEADFDGFELPDWAKAFLLAAREGGMTQREAVKPLAKHLGVSASEIYRLASEI, encoded by the coding sequence ATGACTGGCCATCTCATTCTCGTCCCCACCCCCATCGGCAATTTAGGCGACCTCACGGATCGCGCGAAGGAGGCCCTCGCCGCGGCCGATCTGGTGGCCTGCGAGGACACCCGCCGCACCGGCGGGCTGCTCAAGCACCTGGGCATCGACAAGCCCCTGCTGCGCTTCGATGACCACGCCAGCGCCGCCGCCTTCGAGCGCCTGGGACTGGAGCTGCTGTCGGGGCGCACCGTGGCCTACTGCAGCGATGCGGGCATGCCGGGCATCAACGATCCCGGGTTCGAGATCGCCCGGGCGGCCCGCGCCGCGGGCGCCAAGGTGACCGTGCTGCCCGGCGCTTCGGCGGTGCTGCTGGCCGTGGTGGCTTCGGGCCTGCCCAGCCATGCCTTCAGCTTCTGGGGCTACCTGCCCAACCGCAGCGAACCACGGAAGACCATGCTGAAGAAGCTGGGTGCCGAGGAGGAAACGGTGGTGGTCTTCGAGACGCCTCATCGCATCCATGAAACCCTGTCGGATCTGGAAGATCTGCTGCCGGACCGCGAGATCGCTCTGGGGCGGGAGCTGACCAAACTGCATGAAACCTGGTACCGCGGCACGCCCGCCCAGGTGAAGGTGCAGCTGGGCCGCGAGGATCGCGGTGAAATGGTGCTGGTGCTGGCCGGGGCCAGCGCCAAGCGGATCGTCACGGAAGTGGAGGCGGACTTCGACGGCTTCGAGCTTCCGGACTGGGCCAAGGCCTTCCTGCTGGCCGCCCGCGAAGGGGGCATGACTCAGCGGGAGGCGGTGAAACCCCTGGCCAAGCACCTGGGGGTTTCCGCCTCCGAGATCTACCGGCTGGCCTCAGAAATCTGA
- a CDS encoding helix-turn-helix domain-containing protein → MKTKPRTRCPIAHALDLFGDRWSLVLVRDMLMGKQRFGDFLASSEGITASVLTDRLTDLEEAGLVEKAPYQTNPVRFEYSLTPRGRDLLPVLQALCGWGNRHFPEVGKAPIRFMRMRP, encoded by the coding sequence GTGAAAACCAAACCGCGAACCCGCTGTCCCATCGCCCACGCCCTCGACCTGTTCGGCGACCGCTGGAGCCTGGTCCTCGTCCGCGACATGCTCATGGGCAAGCAGCGCTTTGGTGATTTCCTGGCCTCGTCCGAGGGCATCACTGCCAGCGTCCTCACGGACCGGCTCACGGATCTGGAGGAAGCGGGTCTTGTCGAAAAAGCCCCCTACCAGACGAACCCGGTGCGCTTCGAGTACAGCTTGACGCCCCGGGGGCGGGATCTGCTGCCAGTGCTGCAGGCGCTGTGCGGCTGGGGGAACCGGCACTTTCCGGAGGTGGGGAAAGCCCCCATCCGGTTCATGCGGATGAGGCCCTGA
- a CDS encoding YciI family protein, giving the protein MKVLLIAYESQADFRARGAEDADLRSRYWAGWQQYGQALKEAGVCLEMHGLQGPETASTVRGSESKRQVTAHAYTDTPDQIGGYFVLEVGSQEEALQWAARCPAAERGAVEIRPLLERP; this is encoded by the coding sequence ATGAAGGTTCTGCTCATCGCCTACGAATCGCAGGCGGATTTCCGGGCCCGGGGCGCTGAAGACGCCGATCTCCGCAGCCGCTACTGGGCCGGTTGGCAGCAATACGGCCAGGCCCTCAAGGAGGCCGGTGTCTGCCTCGAGATGCACGGGCTGCAAGGCCCAGAAACCGCCTCGACGGTGCGCGGCTCCGAATCGAAGCGCCAGGTGACCGCCCACGCCTACACGGATACCCCCGATCAGATCGGAGGCTATTTCGTCCTGGAAGTGGGCAGTCAGGAAGAAGCGCTCCAGTGGGCAGCGCGCTGCCCTGCCGCCGAGCGGGGCGCCGTGGAAATCCGACCGCTGCTGGAGCGCCCCTAA
- a CDS encoding YdcF family protein: protein MSKPFHAPPHASFLQKLGPGGAASLGLALLSCFGLVGLPWAYRLAQVLRGASGDEAAPADAILVLGRRLEADQPTRVFLARLAHAERLWRSGLAPRIFVAGGATGASVRSEAEAGRDWLVARGVPLEAILLEGRSQHTLENLFNVRAEMRDAGWSTLLMVSDSLHLARAQATAQGLGLAVRCSPALEAPPARGSAGWWRRAASEAFLLHWYHTGMLYSRLIRSQRQLERVT, encoded by the coding sequence ATGTCGAAGCCCTTCCACGCCCCGCCCCATGCCAGCTTCCTGCAGAAGCTGGGACCGGGCGGGGCGGCTTCGTTGGGGCTGGCGCTGCTCAGCTGCTTCGGTTTGGTGGGTCTGCCCTGGGCTTACCGGTTGGCCCAGGTGCTTCGAGGCGCCTCTGGAGATGAGGCTGCTCCCGCGGACGCCATCCTGGTGCTGGGGAGACGGCTGGAGGCCGACCAGCCCACGCGGGTGTTCCTGGCCCGCCTGGCCCACGCAGAGCGGCTGTGGCGCTCGGGCCTGGCCCCCCGGATCTTCGTGGCGGGCGGCGCCACGGGAGCCTCGGTTCGCAGCGAAGCAGAAGCTGGCCGCGACTGGCTGGTGGCCCGGGGGGTTCCGCTGGAGGCCATCCTTTTGGAGGGACGAAGCCAGCACACCCTGGAGAACCTGTTCAATGTCCGGGCCGAGATGCGTGACGCGGGCTGGTCGACGCTCTTGATGGTTTCCGATTCCCTGCACTTGGCCCGGGCCCAGGCCACGGCCCAGGGGCTGGGTTTGGCGGTGCGCTGCAGCCCGGCCCTGGAAGCGCCGCCGGCGCGCGGGTCTGCAGGCTGGTGGCGCCGCGCGGCCTCCGAGGCCTTCCTGCTGCACTGGTACCACACCGGCATGCTCTACAGTCGGCTCATCCGCAGCCAGCGGCAATTGGAGCGGGTGACTTAG
- the typA gene encoding translational GTPase TypA, whose amino-acid sequence MTPLEKIRNLAIIAHVDHGKTTLVDALFKGAHMFRDNQRVQERAMDSNDQERERGITILAKTTSLHWGGYRFNIVDTPGHADFGGEVERVLSMVDSVLLVVDAFDGPMPQTKFVTRKALALGLRPIVVINKVDRPGARPVWAQDQVFDLLIELGATEEQLDFPCVFASAKMGYAMLDMNDASENLDPLFDSIVKNCPHPTGSPDAPLQMLVTLMDWSDFVGQIGIGRIVNGRVKVGDSVALVKRDGTIQPQKITQLYGFEGLSRVNLQEASAGEIIAIAGISDIRVGETIADAADPRALEYVDIDEPTISMMFMVNNGPFAGQDGKHVQSRRIRERLTKELQHNVALRVEDTDTPDSFKVSGRGELHLSVLIETMRREGFELCVSRPEVILHIDPVTGEKMEPYEDVTIDIPEAFMGVTMEHMGNRKAEMQDMGNEGGRLRLHFKIPSRGLIGFRSEFMTDTRGEGILHSLFSHYGPHKGDLPGRKNGVLISMEQCESVGFALMNLEERGIIFIHPQTKCYEGMIVGEHARENDLVVNVAKGKKLSNMRASGSDEATRLTPPREHTLEQALEYIEADELVEVTPNFIRMRKRVLDTNERKKSEKRSEG is encoded by the coding sequence ATGACCCCCCTCGAAAAGATCCGCAACCTTGCCATCATCGCCCACGTCGACCACGGCAAGACCACGCTCGTCGACGCTCTGTTCAAGGGCGCGCACATGTTCCGCGACAACCAGCGGGTGCAGGAGCGCGCCATGGACAGCAACGACCAGGAGCGGGAGCGCGGCATCACCATCCTGGCCAAGACGACCTCCCTGCACTGGGGCGGCTACCGCTTCAACATTGTGGACACCCCCGGCCACGCCGATTTCGGCGGCGAGGTGGAGCGCGTGCTGAGCATGGTCGACTCCGTGCTGCTGGTGGTGGATGCCTTCGACGGCCCCATGCCCCAGACCAAGTTCGTCACCCGCAAGGCCCTGGCGCTCGGTTTGAGGCCGATTGTCGTCATCAACAAGGTGGATCGTCCCGGGGCCCGCCCCGTCTGGGCCCAGGATCAGGTTTTCGACCTCCTCATCGAGCTGGGTGCCACCGAGGAGCAGCTGGATTTCCCCTGCGTCTTCGCCAGCGCCAAGATGGGCTACGCCATGCTGGACATGAACGATGCCAGTGAAAACCTCGACCCCCTCTTCGACAGCATCGTGAAGAACTGCCCTCATCCCACGGGCAGCCCCGATGCCCCCCTTCAGATGCTGGTCACGCTCATGGACTGGAGCGACTTCGTGGGCCAGATCGGCATCGGCCGCATCGTGAACGGCCGGGTGAAGGTGGGCGACAGTGTCGCGCTGGTGAAACGCGACGGCACCATTCAACCCCAGAAGATCACCCAGCTCTACGGCTTTGAGGGGCTGAGCCGGGTGAACCTGCAGGAGGCCAGCGCCGGGGAGATCATCGCCATCGCCGGCATCTCCGACATCCGCGTGGGCGAGACCATCGCCGATGCGGCCGATCCCCGCGCCCTGGAATACGTCGACATCGACGAGCCCACCATCTCCATGATGTTCATGGTGAACAACGGGCCCTTCGCCGGGCAGGACGGCAAGCACGTCCAGAGCCGCCGCATCCGCGAGCGCCTGACCAAGGAACTGCAGCACAACGTGGCTTTGCGCGTGGAGGATACGGATACCCCCGATTCCTTCAAGGTGAGCGGCCGTGGCGAACTGCACCTGTCCGTGCTCATCGAGACCATGCGCCGCGAGGGCTTCGAGCTCTGCGTGAGCCGGCCCGAGGTGATCCTCCACATCGACCCCGTGACCGGCGAGAAGATGGAGCCCTATGAGGATGTCACCATCGACATCCCCGAGGCGTTCATGGGCGTCACCATGGAGCACATGGGCAACCGCAAGGCCGAGATGCAGGACATGGGCAACGAGGGCGGCCGCCTGCGTCTGCACTTCAAGATCCCCAGTCGCGGCCTCATCGGCTTCCGCAGCGAGTTCATGACCGACACCCGCGGCGAGGGCATCCTCCACAGCCTCTTCAGCCATTACGGCCCGCACAAGGGCGACCTGCCGGGCCGCAAGAACGGCGTGCTCATCAGCATGGAGCAGTGCGAGTCCGTGGGCTTCGCGCTCATGAACCTGGAAGAGCGGGGCATCATTTTCATCCACCCCCAGACCAAGTGCTATGAAGGCATGATCGTGGGCGAGCACGCCCGTGAGAATGATCTGGTGGTGAACGTGGCCAAGGGCAAGAAGCTGTCCAACATGCGCGCCAGCGGCAGCGACGAGGCCACGCGTCTCACCCCGCCCCGGGAGCACACCCTGGAGCAGGCCCTCGAATACATCGAAGCCGATGAACTGGTGGAAGTGACCCCCAACTTCATCCGCATGCGCAAGCGTGTGCTGGATACCAACGAGCGTAAGAAGTCAGAAAAGCGGTCGGAAGGTTGA